The following is a genomic window from Cryptococcus neoformans var. grubii H99 chromosome 12, complete sequence.
GTGTAGGTCCCATGAGACCTTCATCTCAGAATGGCATGTCGATGATGGGTATGCCAATGGGTGATATAGCTCAACCGCGAGGAATGGGTACCGGCATGCTGGGAAGCTTTGGGTCCCCACAGTTCGTTCTTTGCCTTATTCGTTCTCAGACTTGTGgttctcctttcctcctttgtAGTTGCTTCGAATAGTCAGCGAAGCTAATCTTATGACTCGCTTGGATTACTGCTTCTTatatttttatttattttaCTTTTTTTGACTGTGCGGCATTGCCAacgtatatatatatatgctGACGCCTGTATTTACTTTTCCCAAAACCATGCCACACCTTTACCATAACACTTTGCTTCCAAACCCACAACCTCGCCATCGTTCACGCTCTCCCTGCCGTTCTTCTACGTCACCTACTCGCCAATACCATCGACAATGTGCTCCTGTCATGCCTATCCCCTCATCGCCTCTCAACCCAAATCCACCTTCTAGATCAAATATGATGATGTATAATCCCTACCAATGGGGCGGTGGTATGATGGGCGGTCAAGGAGTCGGGTATCCAGGGATGCAAAATCCGTATATGACGGGAAGGGACCCTTCAGTTATGGGATCGATGCCCGCTCCAAGTCAATCTGCTGCTGGGACTGAAGACAGGAATCTCAGACCGTTCGATTCGTCTAAAATGAAACAAGGCAGATTGGGACATTATGGATATCTCGAGGGGAGAGGTGAGTGCCGCGTTTTTCGAGATGAATAAATTGCTGATAACAAGACAGAACTCGCAGGTCCTCCTGTCGGCCATCTCCCTGCTGGCATTCAATCTCAATATTCGTCATCTCAAGCCGGTCATGGTACTCTTCCAGCCGGACCTTGTTCAACCGCAAGTTATCAAGGCAATGGATCATGGGGTGACATGGCCAATATCCCTCGTGCGCGTTACGACGGTGGTGTGTATTTTATCCGCTCGTTTCTTTCGAATCGATTAGCTGACCTAGGACGTTTCGTACCTACCTTTCAGCCGCTTCTGCCACGGGCTACGTCCAAGCTGATCTCGATTCTCCTTACCCCCGGGCTCCCAATGGCAGCGTAACTACAGCATGGACTCGATATGGCGCAGACGGCTCAGTGATGGACGGGATGAATGGGAATGGCGCAACGGGCCGTCGGAGGGTGAGGGAAGGCAGGGTGTAATTGTTGTATTTTAATTTATACACGTGGCTATATTGCATGATTGATATACAAATGTAACTTGCGTTTCTACGATCGTGAATACCGTGGAGTCGGTGTCCAACCCATATTCTTCTGTGGCCTACTTGATCGTGATTCCCCGCCCGCGCCCGATCCGGTCCTGCTCGCACTCATAGGCGTCCTCCCTACCGTCTTTTCCAACAACCGCTTCGCAGCCGGCGTCAAACTATCCGCATGCCTCCTCGGCGTCGCCGGCGGACCCATACTTCCCGGCGTCTTTCCCCCTCTCAAACCTGAAGACGACGAGCTTGGTCGGGATGTGAAACCCCTCGCTTTATCCCTCATCGACCGACTCGCCTTGTCTGCCAACCGTCTACCGATCTCATCTCGCTTTTTCGTCTCTGGCAACCTAAACGCCGGCTGCTCCTGTTCCTGTGCCTCTAGCGGATCGCCCATACCAATACCATTAtcgttgttgctgctgcgaCTCCCACCGTCCAAGGCACGAGGGGTGGCGAGGAGTGTACCCCAggtgaggagggagggtaGGTCGTGTGGTGAGGGCGAGGCGTCGGGTCGGACGAGCGGGTAGTTGTTTATACTTGGCAGTTGGTTTGTGTCTCCCTGTCGGTCTGTCGTGTCGTGTCGTGtcaggaaaaagaaaagaaaagaaaagaaaaaaggatcAGTCACCGTCTCGCGAAAAGTGGCAGTGAGCAATCGATACACAACTTACATGGTGTACCACGTACAGCCGCATCGATTAAACTCCTCGACGGACTACTCGCCCTGACACTACCATCCTTTGACTTTTCCCCGTTCTTTCCACCCGCGGCCGTCCATGTAGGATCATCTTCATGCAACCTCGTATTTGAATGCTTCACGCTCGGTCTTGCGGCGCTTATCGGGATGGGGGGCgccgaggtggaggtggaggtggagagggaagaggaggaagggtcGGGGTAAGGGTTTGTGTTGGCGTCGGGGAGGAACATGAGATTGTTCCGTGCCTATTGTGATTTAGTATTATACAATTGTTGAAGAGTGAAGAGTAGAGACACGGGACACACTTTATACTTCCACATATCCACACCACTCCCTGCGGCAGACAATGTTTCCCCCTTTTCCTCGCCCAAcacttctctctccctcctctctctttctttcctctcctcgtctcctcttcccctaTCACCCCCCTCTGGCGCAGAGACAGTGAGGGCGCCCGAGGCGGTCTCGAGGTGCGGCACAATCTTGCCGTCtgtggaggagatgagTGCGGTAGGGGGCAGACCGGCGTCGGCGAGTGCTTCGGCCAGTGGATGTTtgggtggaagagggattTCGGAGAGGGGCGGgggtggggaggaggaggaaaggatgagggcggaggaagaagaggggtggagggcggaggaagaggggatgaGAGCGGTGGATGTCTCCGGGTCTACTCCCGCCTCACCCTCAGCCACATGTTCGATCGCCTTGATATCCCTCCACGCCTCCCCCTCGGCGAGTCCGCCAATCAATCGCCTGCCGTCGCCATCCACTCTCCACCCACCACTCTTTGCTCTATCGAGgatcatcctcctcctcacctCGCCCTctatcctcctcgcctccgcctttttctccgccTCAAACGCCCATCCAAACTTTTCTTCCCGCCTGCGTCTATTTTCTTCATCGAGAATGTGCACAAAGGAAGCGTTGTCTTCGGACGTAAAGTTGCGCTGGAATGCGTCGAGGGAGAGGTCGTCCCGGACAGGCGGCAGTCGGCGCTGTCTTTTGGGGGGGTGGGGGTGGTCGGGGTGGTCGGAAGAGTGAGAGTTGTGATCGAGAATGTCATCGTGGATGTCCCGGCGGCGACTGGTGCTCCCCAGGGGCGTGTCCCATCCTCTCGCCCCGACGGGCGTCCTGAGGGGCCTGCCGCCGGATCCAGGCATGGCGATGTAGGGGGTGCCGGCCATGCTATACTCTGTGCGCTCGGTGGCAGAGTCAGGGATACCGTGGGCATCGCGGCGGGCGAGGGCGGCGAGGGTGCGGATGGAGGCGGAGAGGCGGTGGGGGTCGTTGGCGTGGAGGGCGGCGAGGTACTGGTTCGTGGCGTGGAGGTGGGGGAGGTGGGGGAAGAAGTCGCGGGCGATGATGTGGGAGAGGGCGCGGGTGTAGGTGTCTTCGTCGAGCACGTGCTGCTGGTACAGGCTGCGGGCGCCGGCGTCGGGGCCGCGCTCTATGCGGGGGGCGGCGGCGCGGGGGAGCAGCGCGTGGGCGTCGGCGCCGAGGAGTCTGTCTGGCATcggggggaggggggggggtGGTCAAGAGTGGTGAAGAGTGGTCAAGAGTACAAGTGCAGCAGAAGTAGTGGCAATAGTCATTACGTAACAAGTAGAGTATAAGTATGCAAGTAGCCGCTTCTGTTCTCTCCATCGACGCAATGGCGACTGTGCGCGtggccctcctcctctgcgACACACCCGTGAGTCCCCCCGTGCTActccccccccccgccGCTCACCCCCCCAGAACGACGACGTCCTCAAAGAGTCCGGCAACTGTACGTCCCCCGCCCCCGTCCCCCGCTCACACCACAGACCATGCCATATACACAAAGTGGCTCACCGACTCCCTCGCCACATACCCCGACTCCGCCATAGCCCGCCGCACCCGCCTCCAAGTCGACCCCTACGACGTCGTCGATAAGAAAGAGTACCCCCCCGCCGAGAGACTGCAGCACGGTGCACCCGACGCATACGACTGTGTCATGCTCACCGGGTCCAGTAtgtcccttctccctctccctctccccccGTGTCGTGCTGACCCGCGCAGAACATACCGCGCACGACACAGCCAACCCCTTTATCCCGCCTCTCGTCCAATTCGTCCGCTCCCTCGCCTCCGCGCCCGCGTACCAGCACCTCAAACTCATCGGCATCTGTTTCGGCCACCAGATCCTCTCCATCGCTTTGGGCGGCGAGTGCGTCCCCGGGCACAATGGCTGGGAAATTGGCGTCTACGGATGTCAGTTGAcagaggaagggaggtACTGGTGGACCGGCGATGTAAAGGGGCAAGGCGGCGGGGATAAAGTCTACCTCGAGCAAATGGTCAGTTCTTTCTAGCCCCTACGCATCTACCCATCTAACCATCTAACCCATCTACGCCCCCCTCAGCACAGAGACCACGTAccctccctcccccccgGATgcaccctcctcctctccaccccgCGCTACCCCATCCACTCCTTTTACAAACCCCACCCTCTCTCCACCCCTTCCCGCCCACTCGCCCAAATCCTCACCGTCCAGGGCCACCCCGAATTCACCCCCTCCATCGTCAACCATGTCATCAACGCCCGCGCCGCCACCGGCGTGTTTGACGAGCAAACTGCAAAAGAGGCGAGGCGACGAGCCGGCGGGAAGGATGGGACaggtggagaagggttTGGAAGGATTGGCTGGGCTGTCTGGAGAGTACTCTTGCAAGACCTTCCCCCGGCAAATAGTTAGTCTATGGAATGAAAAAAGTCGtcacttttttttcataTACACTAAAAATATAAAAAGACACATTTCATTTCTCTCAAGTAACCATACTTGTCCTCTTGTCTTGTCGTGACTTATCATTCAAATCCCAAACTCAACGGGGCGACCCGCACCTCCAGCCCAATTAAAACATatcaaaaaaagaaaagaactCAATACTCCCTCCTGTAATACCCCTGCGACCCTTGTCCCGACAAGTaatccctctcctccctaTCCCCTGAATCCCACCTCGTCGCGCCTCTAGCACCTGTCGCGCCGCTAGCACCTGTCGCGCCGCTAACACCTGCCCCACCTACATCACTCTCCGACAGATCCGATGCCGTCCGCCTCATCGTCGGCGGGACGTACCCCAACGGAGGCTGGGTATACGCCGATGGCGGGTACGGCACGCGTGCATTGTTCCCATTGTTTGCCCCACCCCCACCAGAGGCGTAAGAATTGTTCGACCATGGATCCTGGGCCAAgagtggagaagaaggatcaGACAGATCTACATCCGACATGTGCGCCGCATGCCTCGCGCCAGGCGGCATGGGCGAATAATCATGATGATACGCCCGACTCGGCTGGCTTCTCGGCAGCGGACCAGTCGTAAACTGCTCTGACCGCTCATGCGTAGGTAACAGCTGGTCCGTGGACGGATTATCCATAGGTAACAATGGTAAACTCGCAGGAGCCAGTGAGGGAGAGTCCGTAAGCGGTATTGGGTAATGTTGGTAGGCTTCTTCGTAATTCGGGACAGAAGACGCGTACTCGTATCTCGACAGGATATCGGTCGATGCCACGGATTTCGCGTCCCAGTCCGCTTGGTGCACTTCGTCCGCCGGTCCATCTCGAGCCGGATCGTATTCCAGATTTTCCTAAATAAAACCCCCCATCGCGTCAACCACCAAAACAGACCCAACAAAAACAATTTCAAAACTCACCTCGCGAACAGCCTTGATCGCCACCCCCTCGTGCTCGTGTTTGCCCGCAAACCACGGATACGCACTCAACACCTCCCTCGCCAACGACTCTTGACTCTTATGCACCATCACGGTATACAGCTTGTTATGCTGCAACGCCGGGTGTAAAAACCTGTTTTCCACATCCGACtgcttcatcatcggcttCTCCTCCGACATGCTATACATTTTTTCTTGCTCAACTTCTTCGGGCGAGGCTTCATAGTACCGGAATTGACGTTCGGCAGTGCGGGAAATGTAAATCTTGAAGGCGAGGATGAATAAAAGAGGAGGCGCGGCGGCGACACAGTCGATCCATCGGTCGCGAATAAGACCAGTAGCTAACAAAATCAGCGCGgagcactcaaaagaagaaaaaaaaaaaactcactcAAAATCATCAAGAGCTGCATCAAGACACAGCATGCCAAAAGTCGATTCACATAGACGTTCCACATCCTACCGCCACTTTCCGCTCGGGAAATGTACACGTAGAGCAACTGATACTTGTACTGCGCCCCTTCTCGTCAGCCTCCGCTCCCTctcaaaaaaaaaaaaaaaaagagtgCAATATCATCGAAAAAAACAATCAAACTTACGACGACGGAAGAAAACCAAAAGACACAACAGGCACCCATAGCCACCAAAGGCGCAAGGGGAGCGTAAATCAATCCAACGGCAGTGATGAACAGCAAGTTGACAATGACTAAAAACCACCCATCGCCCGTCAGTCACAATTCTTTTTTCTGTTTTTCGTTCGGTCGATCGAATCCTACTCACCAATGGCGTATTCAAAGTATGGCGGCTTGGTCATTTCCCTAATATCGCGAGGGGTATGAGAAAACATGAACCTTCGGATAGATACCATGGCCAATTTGATCAACTGGATCAATTCGAAAATGACCAAGAAACCTCGGAGCGGCAACCAAGTCAACCAAtctgttttttttttggtcaAGTTTGTATCAGCTTTACCCAAAAGTCGTCTGGAAAAACGTAGCaagataataataataaaaaaCATACAAGTACTCTGCTGAACATATGTCCCCTGAATCTGATCCGGGATATCCTCAAACCCTTTAAGGATCGTGCTCGCACTCTGGTGCCCACCAATTTGCACAACAATCCTCGCTATGGCTGTGTATACCACAccgagaagagagaaaatgaCCAAGTTGGAAATGATCATGAAGAAAAAGTATCGAGCGGTCACTGCGCGGTCCAGGCGGGAACGTGTGGGTGCTCCTTGGTACTTGGAGATTTTGCGGATGATGATAGGGAGAAGGTAGCCAAACAGGGCAGAGACAACGGATGGGAGGATACCAGAGACCATGGAGAACTGTTCAACATTTTGAGTAACTCTATAGGATgataaaaagaaaagaaaaaagactCACGGTCCACTGGCCCCAGCTACCAGCATCTTTCCAATCCGCAAGAAATGTAACGTAGACCGTCAATGAACTCAAATTGGCAAGCAACGAAACAACAAGCAACTATTTGTTTTGTGTTGGCGGCCGGCCTTGTgccgaaaaaaaaaaaaaggcttAAACTTACAGGCAAggtgttgaagaagcagacGATTCCAATAATGATAAATCCAAAAGTATTCTTCGATCCCAATTCCGCCGGCTCCTTTGAAATATTCTCCCAGACGATATCATGCGGCATTGGAGCCAGCTGCAGCTCAGCTCCAAACAActccttgagcttgcccCTATGCGTCCTCGCAATCCTATGCGCTTCGGCAATTGTCTTGAATGTCACAAATCCATAAttctctccctccactCTGTTGATAACCTTGTTGCCCTTTTTACGGGCATGACGCTCTTTGCGGAGAAGCGAGTCGATAGCTTGTCGTTTGGCGTCAATTCGGT
Proteins encoded in this region:
- a CDS encoding protein DGCR14 produces the protein MPDRLLGADAHALLPRAAAPRIERGPDAGARSLYQQHVLDEDTYTRALSHIIARDFFPHLPHLHATNQYLAALHANDPHRLSASIRTLAALARRDAHGIPDSATERTEYSMAGTPYIAMPGSGGRPLRTPVGARGWDTPLGSTSRRRDIHDDILDHNSHSSDHPDHPHPPKRQRRLPPVRDDLSLDAFQRNFTSEDNASFVHILDEENRRRREEKFGWAFEAEKKAEARRIEGEVRRRMILDRAKSGGWRVDGDGRRLIGGLAEGEAWRDIKAIEHVAEGEAGVDPETSTALIPSSSALHPSSSSALILSSSSPPPPLSEIPLPPKHPLAEALADAGLPPTALISSTDGKIVPHLETASGALTVSAPEGGDRGRGDEERKERERREREVLGEEKGETLSAAGSGVDMWKYKARNNLMFLPDANTNPYPDPSSSSLSTSTSTSAPPIPISAARPSVKHSNTRLHEDDPTWTAAGGKNGEKSKDGSVRASSPSRSLIDAAVRGTPYRQGDTNQLPSINNYPLVRPDASPSPHDLPSLLTWGTLLATPRALDGGSRSSNNDNGIGMGDPLEAQEQEQPAFRLPETKKRDEIGRRLADKASRSMRDKARGFTSRPSSSSSGLRGGKTPGSMGPPATPRRHADSLTPAAKRLLEKTVGRTPMSASRTGSGAGGESRSSRPQKNMGWTPTPRYSRS
- a CDS encoding cytoplasmic protein; translation: MATVRVALLLCDTPNDDVLKESGNYHAIYTKWLTDSLATYPDSAIARRTRLQVDPYDVVDKKEYPPAERLQHGAPDAYDCVMLTGSKHTAHDTANPFIPPLVQFVRSLASAPAYQHLKLIGICFGHQILSIALGGECVPGHNGWEIGVYGCQLTEEGRYWWTGDVKGQGGGDKVYLEQMHRDHVPSLPPGCTLLLSTPRYPIHSFYKPHPLSTPSRPLAQILTVQGHPEFTPSIVNHVINARAATGVFDEQTAKEARRRAGGKDGTGGEGFGRIGWAVWRVLLQDLPPANS